Proteins from a genomic interval of Chanos chanos chromosome 3, fChaCha1.1, whole genome shotgun sequence:
- the zhx3b gene encoding zinc fingers and homeoboxes protein 3, with translation MASKRKSTIPCMIPVKTMHLRDDLEQDSLSSSSTKESGSGKGVVGLGECSRHDASDSHKDGGTYTCRPCNFETQDLNLFLDHVYSGHPEFRSDPSFHCVDCGVSAAKFEGLALHNARVHPSTVTTTLQLKKRDRKVTVEQSLIMGPGESSSSKESEISITKTPIMKMLKGKSEPKRIVVSHPPTEEARLDPAPGSKQVEKKDPPAVTVTHVPTIVHNGAASKVTLPSAIQIVNGSGALPMLKTAITQVVSVVQNRSIHQQTAPIPVSSSPSSSSSSCSSSSSKNLPKVMIPLSSIPTYNASMDNSSFLKTSFSKFPYPTKAELCYLTVVTKYPEEQIKIWFTAQRLKQGISWSPEEIEDARRKMFNTIIQTAPPAGQQQQQRPTHHSTPQQTITVLPASLGHTGIPHILQGSLVGQGGVIVTQPMMANGIQVSSAPVALAVTPKPQAVAKPMMQARPAAALVADKGISMVVGTVGSSSSGNYTISNSSSGSSNSSSSSSTNSIISSHSTNSNSSVSSISSHTSVISMSGSNNGKINSSSTTNTTNNSSKISNSSTAKSSAPSNSNAKTTSDSRSSNNTIKNNSENKGTTDIKEDSDINMIDETKSSKNESSTTTSTTTATTTSTTTTTTDCTSTRKTDSSSPAPAGTSHSSRTLPSNSFLDPSFYKNKKSQEQLAALKQSFLTCQFPNQEEVNRLTSLTGLSVREVRKWFSDRRYHFRNLKGSRSSSGGQCSAATATTSTTTTSAAPIDLSDSMVSAESPKTSQKVPLSPSPHQQTTSPTTPSRRTSHPPSPTSPTTPARRPPRPPSPDFTAIRYKEREPHQVRALEASFAQDPVPSSEEVDRLRAETKMTRREIHGWFSERRKRVAAEKKKEEAERAEKEEEEEDENERDKSNIAVKEEVDVKNDTEDPVPESSSLQVKDEKQKEDISGAEPKVNPIKINLKMLKVTESNGKPEMEGSPPPQTEPLKVPPSVSQKTTPVPSPSQKGKKTADQLHLLKQVFARTQWPSSPQYDELSAKTGLPRPEVVRWFGDCRYVLKNGLLKWLESYQSMADEEDFQKGNTSVLKEHLDAHGKMDENQVTELAQSSGLTEDLVRRWFTTKAPVLSGDGKMENEEAMEIKGSPTAAPSKGVDAMALVQEDQGEVKEEQMEHLVDSNVSKDQPLKKTAEVISTNAYQGSDSGGGRRKHE, from the coding sequence ATGGCTAGTAAGAGGAAGTCGACCATTCCTTGCATGATTCCTGTCAAGACCATGCATCTGCGGGATGATCTTGAACAGGACAGcctgtcctcctcctctaccAAGGAGAGTGGATCTGGAAAGGGCGTTGTAGGTTTAGGGGAGTGTTCTAGGCATGATGCAAGTGATTCTCATAAAGATGGAGGCACTTATACTTGCAGGCCTTGTAATTTTGAAACTCAAGATCTGAACCTGTTCCTAGACCATGTCTACAGTGGGCATCCGGAATTTCGCTCAGATCCTAGCTTTCATTGTGTTGACTGTGGCGTAAGTGCGGCCAAGTTCGAGGGGCTTGCCCTGCACAATGCCCGTGTCCACCCCAGCACTGTTACAACCACATTGCAACTGAagaagagggacagaaaggTCACGGTGGAGCAAAGCCTGATTATGGGTCCTGGGGAAAGCTCCAGCTCCAAGGAGTCAGAGATTTCCATCACCAAGACTCCTATCATGAAAATGCTCAAGGGCAAGTCAGAACCCAAAAGGATTGTAGTTTCCCATCCTCCCACTGAGGAGGCAAGACTGGACCCTGCCCCTGGCAGCAAGCAAGTGGAGAAAAAAGACCCTCCTGCAGTGACAGTTACGCATGTGCCTACTATTGTACATAATGGGGCAGCAAGCAAAGTCACTCTTCCATCTGCTATACAGATAGTCAATGGTTCTGGAGCTTTGCCCATGCTGAAGACAGCCATCACTCAAGTGGTCTCTGTTGTTCAAAACAGGAGTATCCACCAGCAGACTGCCCCAATCCCAGTCTCCTCTTCcccttcctcttcatcctcatcctgCTCGTCATCCAGCTCTAAGAACCTACCCAAGGTTATGATTCCTCTTAGCAGCATCCCCACCTACAATGCATCCATGGACAACAGCAGCTTCCTGAAAACCTCCTTCAGTAAGTTTCCATACCCTACCAAAGCTGAGCTCTGCTATCTGACAGTGGTCACCAAGTATCCAGAGGAGCAGATTAAAATTTGGTTCACAGCACAGAGGCTTAAGCAGGGCATCAGCTGGTCGCCAGAGGAAATTGAGGATGCTCGTAGAAAGATGTTCAACACAATTATTCAAACAGCGCCACCTGCTGgtcagcagcaacagcaacgtCCGACCCACCACAGCACCCCTCAGCAAACCATCACAGTTCTGCCAGCCTCCCTTGGCCACACTGGCATCCCCCACATCCTGCAAGGAAGCCTAGTTGGACAAGGAGGGGTTATTGTCACCCAGCCCATGATGGCTAATGGAATACAGGTCAGCAGTGCTCCTGTGGCCCTAGCTGTGACACCCAAGCCACAAGCAGTAGCTAAACCCATGATGCAGGCCAGGCCAGCTGCTGCCTTAGTTGCAGATAAAGGGATCAGCATGGTCGTGGGCACAGTGGGGAGCAGCAGCAGTGGAAACTACACCATCAGCAATAGCAGCAGTGGAAGCAgtaacagcagcagtagcagcagtacAAACAGTATTATTAGTAGTCATAGCACAAACAGCAATAGCAGTGTGAGTAGCATCAGCAGTCATACTAGTGTGATTAGCATGAGTGGAAGCAACAATGGCAAAAtcaacagcagcagcaccaccaacaccaccaacaacagtAGTAAAATCAGTAATTCTAGCACTGCTAAAAGCAGTGCACCAAGCAACAGTAATGCTAAAACAACTTCTGACAGCAGGAGCAGCAACAACACTATcaaaaataacagtgaaaataaaggcACAACTGATATCAAGGAGGACAGTGATATTAACATGATTGACGAAACCAAGAGCAGCAAAAATGAATCCAGCACTAcaaccagcaccaccactgcTACCACTACgtctactactacaactaccaCAGATTGCACCAGCACTCGTAAAACTGATTCCTCATCACCAGCCCCAGCCGGTACATCCCACAGCTCTCGCACCCTCCCCAGCAACAGCTTCTTGGATCCCAGCTTTTATAAGAACAAGAAATCTCAAGAGCAGCTGGCTGCCTTGAAGCAGAGCTTTCTCACTTGTCAGTTTCCCAACCAAGAGGAGGTCAACCGCTTGACAAGTCTTACCGGTCTGTCTGTGCGTGAAGTACGCAAGTGGTTTAGTGACCGTCGTTACCATTTCCGCAACCTTAAGGGCTCACGGTCTAGCTCTGGAGGTCAGTGTTCAGCAGCCACTGCAACCACCTCCACCACTACCACATCAGCTGCTCCCATTGACCTCTCAGATAGCATGGTATCCGCAGAGAGCCCGAAAACTTCTCAGAAGGTGCCGCTCAGTCCCTCGCCACATCAGCAGACAACATCACCTACCACCCCTTCGCGACGCACATCTCATCCACCGTCCCCAACATCGCCCACCACCCCTGCACGACGTCCACCACGGCCACCTTCCCCTGATTTCACAGCTATACGGTACAAAGAGCGGGAGCCCCATCAAGTCCGGGCTCTTGAAGCTAGCTTTGCCCAGGACCCAGTCCCCTCTAGTGAGGAGGTGGACAGATTACGGGCCGAGACAAAGATGACAAGACGCGAAATACATGGTTGGTTCTCTGAGCGGCGAAAGAGGGTGGCAgcagaaaagaagaaggaggaggcagAAAgggcagagaaggaggaggaagaagaggatgagaATGAAAGGGACAAGAGCAACATCGCAGTTAAGGAGGAGGTAGATGTGAAAAATGATACAGAAGATCCTGTACCTGAATCGTCATCACTGCAGGTCAAAGATGAGAAACAAAAGGAGGACATTTCAGGTGCAGAGCCAAAGGTAAACCCTATTAAGATCAATCTAAAGATGCTCAAAGTAACTGAATCGAATGGCAAGCCTGAAATGGAAGGCAGTCCACCACCTCAGACTGAGCCTCTAAAAGTGCCTCCCTCAGTCTCCCAAAAAACCACACCCGTTCCATCTCCGtcccaaaaaggaaaaaagacagctGATCAGCTCCATCTGCTGAAGCAGGTCTTTGCACGAACACAGTGGCCCAGCAGCCCCCAGTACGATGAACTGAGTGCCAAAACTGGACTTCCTCGACCAGAAGTGGTGCGCTGGTTTGGAGACTGTCGCTATGTCCTCAAAAATGGCCTGCTCAAGTGGCTGGAGAGTTACCAGTCCATGGCAGATGAGGAGGACTTCCAGAAAGGGAATACCAGTGTGCTGAAGGAACATCTGGATGCTCATGGAAAAATGGATGAGAACCAAGTGACTGAGCTGGCACAGTCAAGTGGTTTAACCGAAGACCTGGTGAGGCGATGGTTCACTACCAAGGCTCCCGTGCTGTCAGGGGATGGAAAGATGGAGAATGAGGAGGCAATGGAAATCAAAGGATCACCAACAGCAGCCCCATCCAAAGGAGTGGATGC
- the rab5if gene encoding GEL complex subunit OPTI has protein sequence MTNSSKRKEEVHHLSNGGVKQSTWSKAFKSKSVWEDKDEFLDVIYWFRQVIAVVLGVIWGIAPLKGFLGIAIFCIINAGVLYVYFSSFQQVDEEEYGGTWELTKEGFMTSFALFLVVWIIFYTALHYD, from the exons ATGACTAACAGCTctaaaagaaaggaagaagttCATCATCTTTCCAATGGTGGTGTGAAGCAATCCACATGGAGCAAAGCGTTCAAAAGTAAATCTGTCTGGGAAGACAAG GATGAATTTTTAGATGTTATCTACTGGTTTCGACAAGTCATTGCTGTCGTTCTTGGAGTGATATGGGGCATAGCACCATTGAAAGGATTCCTGGGAATAGCAAT ATTCTGCATTATCAATGCAGGTGTCCTGTATGTCTACTTCAGCAGTTTCCAACAGGTGGATGAGGAAGAATATGGGGGTACATGGGAGCTCACCAAAGAAGGCTTCATGACTTCCTTTGCATTATTTTTG GTGGTATGGATAATATTTTACACAGCACTACATTATGACTGA
- the dhx35 gene encoding probable ATP-dependent RNA helicase DHX35: MAAPHSTMKFWKPGSEAPGVTEERELTTETTGSPVIYNPHTALSIEKQRQKLPVFRHRNNILYLVESYQTVVIVGETGCGKSTQIPQYLLEAGWAAEGKVIGVTQPRRVAAISVANRVAEERGAVLGHEVGYTIRFDDCSDPHATRIKFLTDGMLVREMMADPLLKKYSVLMLDEAHERTLYTDIAIGLLKKIQKKRRDLRLIVASATLDAKKFQEFFNLNESGDPSKDTCGILTVEGRTFPVDIFYTVSPVPDYVKATVETVLKIHETEDDGDVLAFLTGQEEVEKVVSMLQEQARTLSRYGMKKHLRVLPMYSGLPYTEQMKVFERMPPTVRKVVVATNIAETSITINGIVFVIDCAFVKLRAYNPRTAIESLIVTPISKASASQRAGRAGRNRPGKCFRLYTEEDYEELPPSTIPEMQRTSLAPVILQLKALGIDNVLRFSFLSPPPAQSMVQALELLYALGGLDQYGRLTDPMGVRMAEFPLSPMFSKMLLESGNFGCSKEIVTIAAMMQIQNIFVVPPSQKKSAAREHRKFAVAEGDHLTMLNVYEAFVKHQKSSQWCQDHFLNYKGLTRAVTVREQLRRLMNKFKVPRTSSEGDPDVILKCIVSGFFANAARLHHSGSYRTLRDDRELHIHPNSVLYGEKPPKWVVFNEVVQTSKYYMRDVTAVESAWLVELAPHFYKQAKHGSLGSKRTKVF, encoded by the exons ATGGCGGCGCCCCACTCCACGATGAAATTTTGGAAACCCG GGTCGGAGGCTCCCGGGGTTACCGAGGAGCGAGAGCTGACAACAGAGACTACTGGCTCTCCGGTCATTTATAACCCGCACACGGCTCTGTCCATTGAGAAGCAACGTCAGAAACTGCCAGTGTTTAGG caCAGAAACAACATCCTTTACTTGGTGGAGAGCTACCAGACTGTAGTGATTGTTGGAGAGACGGGATGTGGGAAAAGCACACAGATACCTCAG taTTTGCTGGAGGCAGGATGGGCAGCAGAGGGAAAGGTTATTGGGGTGACTCAGCCTCGAAGGGTGGCAGCTATTTCG GTTGCCAATCGTGTAGCAGAGGAGCGGGGAGCAGTGCTAGGGCATGAGGTGGGCTACACAATCAGATTCGACGACTGCTCTGACCCCCATGCCACCCGTATTAAG TTCCTTACAGATGGAATGCTGGTGAGGGAGATGATGGCTGATCCACTTTTGAAGAAGTACAG TGTTCTGATGTTGGATGAAGCGCATGAGAGAACCCTCTACACGGATATTGCCATTGGCCTCCTGAAAAAG ATTCAGAAAAAGCGGAGAGACCTTCGCCTGATTGTGGCCTCTGCAACTCTGGATGCTAAG AAATTTCAAGAATTCTTCAACCTGAATGAATCTGGAGATCCTAGTAAGGACACATGTGGAATTCTGACAGTGGAGGGTCGCACCTTCCCTGTGGATATTTTTTACACAGTCAG CCCAGTCCCTGACTACGTGAAAGCCACTGTGGAGACTGTGCTAAAGATTCATGAGACAGAGGATGATGGAGATGTGCTTGCATTTCTCactggacag GAAGAGGTGGAGAAGGTGGTATCTATGCTGCAGGAACAAGCGCGGACGCTGTCCCGTTACGGCATGAAGAAACACCTCCGAGTCCTTCCCATGTATTCCGGCCTGCCGTACACTGAACAAATGAAGGTGTTTGAAAGAATGCCCCCTACTGTTCGCAAG GTGGTGGTTGCCACTAATATTGCAGAGACGTCCATCACCATAAATGGTATTGTGTTTGTCATCGACTGTGCGTTTGTCAAGCTGAGGGCTTACAACCCGCGCACTGCGATCGAATCCCTGATTGTCACCCCAATATCCAAAGCGTCGGCCTCTCAAAGAGCAGGCAGGGCTGGCCGTAATCGCCCGGGAAAGTGCTTCCGTCTCTACACAG AGGAGGATTATGAGGAGTTACCTCCCTCCACGATTCCTGAGATGCAGCGCACCAGCCTGGCCCCTGTCATCCTGCAGCTGAAAGCTCTGGGTATCGACAACGTGCTGCGATTCAgctttctgtct CCGCCACCTGCCCAGTCTATGGTTCAGGCTTTGGAACTTCTCTATGCTCTTGGAG GTTTGGACCAATATGGACGTCTGACTGACCCTATGGGTGTGCGAATGGCTGAGTTTCCCCTCAGCCCAATGTTTTCTAAGATGCTTCTGGAGTCGGGCAACTTTGGCTGCTCGAAGGAGATTGTCACCATAGCAGCCATGATGCAGATCCAGAATATTTTTGTGGTGCCACCCAGTCAGAAGAAGTCAGCT GCCAGAGAACACAGAAAGTTTGCGGTAGCTGAAGGTGACCATCTCACCATGCTGAATGTATACGAAGCCTTCGTCAAG cacCAGAAAAGTTCTCAGTGGTGTCAGGACCATTTCCTGAACTACAAAGGTCTCACGCGTGCCGTGACTGTCAGAGAGCAGCTACGACGTCTCATGAACAAGTTCAAGGTGCCCCGCACCTCCAGTGAGG GTGACCCAGACGTGATCCTCAAGTGTATCGTGTCTGGATTCTTTGCAAATGCTGCACGCTTGCACCACTCTGGGTCCTACAG GACTCTGAGGGATGATCGAGAGCTTCACATTCATCCAAACTCTGTGTTGTATGGAGAGAAGCCCCCAAAATG GGTGGTTTTTAATGAAGTGGTACAGACCTCAAAGTACTACATGCGTGATGTGACGGCAGTGGAATCAGCCTGGCTTGTGGAGCTTGCTCCACATTTCTACAAACAGGCTAAG CATGGGTCACTGGGCAGCAAGAGAACCAAGGTCTTCTGA